In a genomic window of Urocitellus parryii isolate mUroPar1 chromosome 2, mUroPar1.hap1, whole genome shotgun sequence:
- the Rfc4 gene encoding replication factor C subunit 4 has translation MQAFLKGTSISTKPPLTKDRGVAATAGSSGENKKVKHVPWVEKYRPKCVDEVAFQEEVVAVLKKSLEGADLPNLLFYGPPGTGKTSTILAAARELFGPELFRLRVLELNASDERGIQVVREKVKNFAQLTVSGSRSDGKPCPPFKIVILDEADSMTSAAQAALRRTMEKESKTTRFCLICNYISRIIEPLTSRCSKFRFKPLSDKTQQQRLLDIAEKENVKISNEGIAYLVKVSEGDLRKAITFLQSATRLTGGKEVTEKVITDIAGVIPVEAIDGIFAACQSGSFDKLEAVVKELIDEGHAGTQLINQLHDVVVENDNLSDKQKSIITEKLAEVDKCLADGADEHLQLIGLCATLMQQLTQNC, from the exons ATGCAGGCATTTCTAAAAGGCACATCTATCAGTACTAAACCACCATTAACCAAGGATCGAGGAGTAGCTGCCACTGCAGGGAGCAGTGGTGAGAACAAGAAAGTCAAACATGTTCCATGGGTGGAAAAATA TCGCCCAAAATGTGTAGATGAAGTTGCTTTCCAAGAAGAAGTAGTTGCAGTGTTGAAAAAATCTTTAGAAGGAGCTGAT CTACCTAATCTCTTGTTTTATGGACCACCTGGAACTGGGAAGACATCCACCATTTTGGCAGCTGCTAGAGAACTCTTTGG GCCTGAACTATTTCGATTAAGAGTTCTTGAGTTAAATGCATCTGATGAACGTGGAATACAAGTAGTTCGAGAGAAGGTGAAAAATTTTGCTCAGTTAACTGTGTCAGGAAGTCGTTCAGA TGGGAAGCCATGTCCTCCTTTTAAGATTGTAATTTTGGATGAAGCTGATTCCATGACCTCAGCTGCTCAGGCAGCTTTAAGACGAACTATGGAGAAAGAATCTAAAACCACACGTTTCTGTCTCATCTGTAACTATATTAGTAG AATAATTGAACCCTTGACCTCTAGATGTTCAAAATTCCGCTTCAAGCCTTTATCAGATAAAACTCAACAGCAGCGATTACTAGACATTGCTGAAaaggaaaatgtcaaaattaGTAATGAG GGAATAGCTTATCTAGTTAAAGTATCAGAGGGAGACTTAAGGAAAGCCATTACATTTCTTCAAAGTGCTACTCGATTAACAGGTGGAAAGGAAGTCACGGAAAAAGTGATCACAGACATTGCTGGG gttATACCAGTGGAGGCAATTGATGGAATATTTGCTGCATGTCAGAGTGGCTCCTTTGATAAACTGGAAGCTGTAGTGAAG GAATTGATAGATGAGGGTCATGCAGGCACTCAACTTATAAATCAACTCCATGATGTGGTTGTAGAAAATGATAACCTTTCTGATAAACAGAAGTCCATCATTACAGAAAAGCTTGCG GAAGTTGACAAATGCTTAGCAGATGGCGCTGATGAACACCTGCAATTGATTGGCCTGTGTGCAACCCTGATGCAGCAATTAACTCAGAACTGTTAA
- the Eif4a2 gene encoding eukaryotic initiation factor 4A-II — protein sequence MSGGSADYNREHGGPEGMDPDGVIESNWNEIVDNFDDMNLKESLLRGIYAYGFEKPSAIQQRAIIPCIKGYDVIAQAQSGTGKTATFAISILQQLEIEFKETQALVLAPTRELAQQIQKVILALGDYMGATCHACIGGTNVRNEMQKLQAEAPHIVVGTPGRVFDMLNRRYLSPKWIKMFVLDEADEMLSRGFKDQIYEIFQKLNTSIQVVLLSATMPTDVLEVTKKFMRDPIRILVKKEELTLEGIKQFYINVEREEWKLDTLCDLYETLTITQAVIFLNTRRKVDWLTEKMHARDFTVSALHGDMDQKERDVIMREFRSGSSRVLITTDLLARGIDVQQVSLVINYDLPTNRENYIHRIGRGGRFGRKGVAINFVTEEDKRILRDIETFYNTTVEEMPMNVADLI from the exons ATGTCTGGTGGCTCCGCGGATTATAACAG AGAACATGGAGGCCCAGAGGGAATGGACCCCGATGGTGTCATCGAG AGCAACTGGAATGAGATTGTTGATAACTTTGATGATATGAATTTAAAGGAGTCTCTTCTTCGGGGCATCTATGCTTACGGTTTTGAGAAGCCTTCAGCTATTCAACAGAGAGCTATTATTCCCTGTattaaag GGTATGATGTGATTGCTCAAGCTCAGTCAGGTACTGGCAAGACAGCCACATTTGCTATTTCCATCCTGCAACAGTTGGAGATTGAGTTCAAGGAGACCCAAGCACTAGTATTGGCCCCCACCAGAGAACTGGCTCAACAG atccAAAAGGTGATTTTGGCACTTGGAGACTATATGGGAGCAACTTGTCATGCCTGCATTGGTGGAACAAATGTTCgaaatgaaatgcaaaaactGCAGGCTGAAGCACCACATATTGTTGTTGGCACACCAGGGAGAGTGTTTGATATGTTAAACAGAAGATATCTTT CTCCAAAATGGATCAAAATGTTTGTTTTGGATGAAGCAGATGAAATGTTGAGCCGAGGGTTTAAGGATCAAATCTATGagattttccaaaaattaaatacaagtatTCAG GTTGTGTTGCTTTCTGCCACAATGCCAACAGATGTGTTGGAAGTGACCAAAAAATTTATGAGAGATCCTATTCGAATTCTGGTGAAGAAGGAAGAATTGACCCTTGAAGGAATCAAACAATTTTACATTAATGTTGAAAGAGAG GAGTGGAAGTTGGACACACTTTGTGACTTGTACGAGACACTGACCATTACGCAGGCTGTGATTTTTCTCAACACAAGGCGCAAAGTGGACTGGCTCACTGAAAAAATGCATGCCAGGGACTTCACAGTTTCTGCTCTG CATGGTGACATGgaccagaaagagagagatgttATCATGAGGGAATTCCGATCAGGGTCAAGCAGAGTTCTGATCACTACTGACTTGTTG GCTCGTGGGATTGATGTGCAACAAGTGTCTTTGGTTATAAACTATGATCTACCTACCAATCGTGAAAACTATATTCACAG AATTGGCAGAGGGGGTCGATTTGGGAGGAAAGGTGTGGCTATAAACTTTGTTACTGAAGAAGACAAGAGGATTCTTCGGGACATTGAGACTTTCTACAATACTACAGTGGAGGAAATGCCCATGAATGTGGCTGACCTTATTTAA